One segment of Streptomyces sp. XD-27 DNA contains the following:
- a CDS encoding succinate dehydrogenase/fumarate reductase iron-sulfur subunit yields the protein MRLTLRIWRQRGPEEPGAMTLYTVDGISPDMSFLEMLDTLNEELILRGEEPVAFDHDCREGICGACGMVINGQAHGPERTTTCQLHMRHFEDGDTIDVEPWRAAAFPVVKDLVVDRSAFDRIIGSGGYISVPTGSAPEAHATPVPKPVADTAFEHAECIGCGACVAACPNGSAMLFTSAKVVHLNVLPQGAPERESRVLDMVGTMDAEGFGGCTNTGECAVACPKGIPLQSISAMNREYMRATLRGGKP from the coding sequence ATGAGGCTCACCCTGCGGATCTGGCGCCAGCGCGGACCTGAGGAGCCCGGCGCCATGACCCTGTACACCGTCGACGGCATCTCCCCGGACATGTCCTTCCTGGAGATGCTGGACACGCTCAACGAAGAGCTCATCCTGCGCGGCGAGGAGCCGGTGGCCTTCGACCACGACTGCCGCGAGGGCATCTGCGGCGCCTGCGGCATGGTCATCAACGGGCAGGCGCACGGCCCCGAGCGGACCACGACCTGCCAGCTCCACATGCGGCACTTCGAGGACGGCGACACCATCGACGTCGAGCCGTGGCGCGCGGCGGCGTTCCCGGTGGTGAAGGACCTGGTGGTGGACCGGTCGGCGTTCGACCGGATCATCGGGTCGGGCGGCTACATCTCGGTGCCGACCGGCAGCGCGCCGGAGGCGCACGCCACGCCGGTGCCCAAGCCGGTCGCCGACACCGCCTTCGAGCACGCCGAGTGCATCGGCTGCGGGGCCTGTGTCGCGGCCTGCCCCAACGGCTCGGCGATGCTGTTCACCTCGGCCAAGGTGGTCCATCTGAACGTGCTGCCGCAGGGCGCGCCCGAGCGGGAGTCGCGGGTGCTGGACATGGTCGGCACGATGGACGCCGAGGGCTTCGGCGGCTGTACGAACACGGGTGAGTGCGCGGTCGCCTGCCCCAAGGGCATCCCGCTCCAGTCCATCTCCGCGATGAACCGGGAGTACATGCGGGCGACGCTGCGCGGCGGTAAGCCGTAG
- a CDS encoding DUF190 domain-containing protein, with translation MRRGADALRMTVFLGESDTWHHKPLYTEIVHRAHRAGLAGASVFHGVEGFGASSRVHTARLLSLSEDLPVAVVIVDSEERVRAFLPELDEVLGDGLVVLDPVEVLRHPHRDREARGDR, from the coding sequence ATGAGGCGGGGCGCGGACGCGCTGCGGATGACGGTGTTCCTGGGCGAGAGCGACACCTGGCACCACAAGCCGCTGTACACCGAGATCGTGCACCGCGCGCACCGCGCCGGGCTCGCGGGCGCCAGCGTCTTCCACGGCGTCGAGGGCTTCGGGGCGTCGTCGCGGGTCCACACCGCCCGGCTGCTGTCGCTGAGCGAGGACCTGCCGGTCGCGGTGGTGATCGTGGACAGCGAGGAGCGGGTACGGGCGTTCCTGCCCGAGCTGGACGAGGTCCTCGGCGACGGGCTGGTGGTGCTCGACCCGGTCGAGGTCCTCCGTCATCCACATCGCGATCGCGAAGCGCGAGGCGATCGGTGA
- a CDS encoding polyprenyl synthetase family protein, translating into MVSFAKPAHRDSLTTDLALGDPDLEARLAHGLEASESRLRGCAAELRDPYAAQAAGRLVQADGTRLHPLLALIGAEFSDCDTESAVKAAVLAGLLHGTSPFHDYVMAGAGTWPGAGARGPRVPHARARGEGTVRACAGDRLLRKAASVAAELGPEVVRLQARMADRLAVSQMRELVGPMDGEDPLAHYTEVTAGKSAALASMALQLCAVRAGATGSGTRAALAAYGEQLGIALRMSDDLVDGAVGMPAGGAGVAGLPAVIALADRRRETEELRTLLSAPPGTAGSGGPTGPTGRADSGGQTGPRDVARISDLLHSTGAVAEARAMTYARLARARAALEGLPEGPATAALHALCDLVGRRDH; encoded by the coding sequence ATGGTCTCCTTCGCAAAACCCGCGCACAGGGACTCACTGACGACGGACCTCGCCCTCGGCGATCCTGATCTCGAGGCCCGTCTCGCCCACGGTCTGGAAGCGTCCGAGAGCCGGCTGCGAGGCTGTGCCGCCGAGCTCCGGGACCCTTATGCCGCACAGGCCGCGGGACGTCTCGTCCAGGCGGATGGAACGCGGCTTCACCCGCTGCTGGCGCTGATCGGCGCGGAGTTCAGCGACTGCGACACCGAAAGCGCGGTCAAGGCCGCGGTACTGGCAGGGCTGTTGCATGGCACGTCGCCCTTCCACGACTACGTGATGGCCGGGGCCGGTACCTGGCCCGGCGCCGGGGCCCGTGGACCGCGCGTGCCCCACGCCCGTGCACGGGGCGAGGGCACGGTGCGCGCGTGCGCCGGCGACCGCCTGCTGAGGAAGGCCGCCTCGGTGGCGGCCGAACTCGGACCCGAGGTGGTGCGGTTGCAGGCCCGGATGGCCGACCGGCTGGCGGTGAGCCAGATGCGGGAGCTGGTGGGGCCGATGGACGGCGAGGACCCGCTGGCGCACTACACGGAGGTGACGGCCGGGAAGTCCGCGGCGCTGGCCTCGATGGCGCTGCAGCTGTGCGCGGTACGGGCGGGCGCGACCGGCTCCGGTACGCGCGCCGCGCTGGCGGCGTACGGGGAGCAGCTCGGCATCGCGCTCCGGATGTCCGACGACCTCGTCGACGGGGCCGTGGGGATGCCGGCCGGGGGTGCCGGGGTCGCCGGCCTTCCGGCCGTGATCGCGCTTGCGGACCGGCGCCGGGAGACCGAGGAGCTCCGTACTCTGCTGTCGGCTCCGCCGGGTACGGCCGGGTCGGGCGGGCCGACGGGGCCGACGGGGCGGGCCGACTCGGGCGGGCAGACCGGGCCTCGGGACGTCGCCCGGATCTCGGACCTGCTCCACAGCACGGGGGCGGTGGCCGAGGCGCGGGCGATGACGTACGCGCGGCTGGCGCGGGCTCGGGCGGCCCTGGAGGGCCTGCCGGAGGGGCCCGCTACCGCTGCCCTGCACGCGCTGTGCGACCTCGTGGGCCGCCGCGACCACTGA
- a CDS encoding FUSC family protein, with product MSWSRALKGAARAGLTIERIDRTRLEPLVALRGACGVAIVIGLTLWLGSPALAVSSAFGAFSSGLATFQRSWRPRPALALAAAAALAVSTFLGYLAAVNTVLFAVLLAVWTLLTGMAWAVGPVSGLVATQMVAVMLITVTLPTSVTGALEHTALIAFGGVVQAALIVLFPVRPWGVQRDALADALAGVADYARRLRHDPVAPFDPLPLMDARSAAALTARQARRRPGQLRGFRGLAERIRPVLASLADPVVGAPETGPQRERVRDLLAATGSVLDAVAHAVRKGEPVRLPPEAMAVLEVPAAGPMLDGAARRAALRLMALVGDVVEATESPVEAVTAEGRKDYRHLPRPGVPGLVPDVLRALRREARWSSPVLRHAVRVTAVAVCGYLAGAALPWGHGYWAPLTSVMVMRPDFGQTYARGVARFVGTIGGVALAGAAMALTHPGEQVSAALAVLCVGLLYLLLRTGYAVASACISGYVIFLLGIAGEGWSQTVAARLALTLLGGLLALAAYALFPAWETPVLRDRLADWLAANGRYAVAVLEAHARPAERRPRQVREALLDARAARVAWEETLARAQQEPVTVPELTREAADAAGTAVGAVGRVTMLLEAHLPDRAAPPSPEAAAFAAALRTALPPAADAVREARPLDWGPVDEALERWQERAGERPGVAVRGAELLAEALGEAAAAL from the coding sequence ATGAGCTGGTCACGGGCGTTGAAGGGGGCCGCGCGGGCCGGGCTGACCATCGAGCGCATCGACCGCACCCGGCTCGAACCGCTCGTGGCCCTGCGGGGCGCGTGCGGCGTCGCGATCGTCATCGGGCTCACGCTCTGGCTCGGTTCGCCCGCGCTCGCCGTCTCCTCCGCCTTCGGCGCGTTCTCCTCGGGCCTGGCCACCTTCCAGCGCAGCTGGCGGCCCCGGCCCGCGCTGGCGCTCGCGGCCGCCGCCGCGCTCGCGGTGAGCACCTTCCTCGGCTACCTCGCCGCCGTGAACACCGTCCTGTTCGCCGTGCTGCTGGCGGTGTGGACGCTGCTGACCGGCATGGCCTGGGCCGTCGGCCCGGTCTCCGGCCTGGTCGCCACCCAGATGGTCGCGGTCATGCTGATCACCGTCACCCTGCCGACCTCGGTGACCGGCGCCCTGGAGCACACCGCGCTGATCGCCTTCGGCGGCGTCGTCCAGGCGGCGCTCATCGTGCTGTTCCCGGTACGGCCCTGGGGCGTGCAGCGGGACGCGCTCGCCGACGCCCTCGCCGGGGTCGCCGACTACGCCCGCCGACTGCGCCACGACCCGGTCGCGCCGTTCGACCCGCTGCCGCTGATGGACGCCCGCAGCGCCGCCGCCCTGACCGCCCGTCAGGCCCGCCGCCGACCCGGCCAGCTGCGCGGCTTCCGAGGGCTGGCCGAGCGCATCCGGCCGGTGCTGGCCTCGCTGGCCGACCCCGTCGTCGGCGCCCCGGAGACCGGGCCGCAGCGCGAGCGCGTCCGCGACCTGCTGGCCGCCACCGGCTCCGTCCTGGACGCCGTCGCGCACGCCGTCCGCAAGGGTGAGCCGGTCCGGCTGCCCCCTGAGGCCATGGCCGTCCTGGAGGTGCCCGCCGCCGGACCGATGCTCGACGGCGCGGCCCGCCGCGCCGCGCTGCGCCTGATGGCGCTGGTCGGCGACGTGGTCGAGGCCACCGAGAGCCCGGTGGAGGCGGTCACCGCCGAGGGCCGCAAGGACTACCGGCACCTGCCGCGCCCCGGCGTGCCCGGCCTCGTCCCCGACGTCCTGCGCGCCCTGCGTCGCGAGGCCCGCTGGTCCTCTCCCGTCCTGCGGCACGCCGTGCGGGTGACGGCCGTCGCCGTCTGCGGCTACCTGGCGGGCGCCGCGCTGCCCTGGGGCCACGGCTACTGGGCGCCCCTGACCTCCGTCATGGTGATGCGGCCGGACTTCGGGCAGACGTACGCGCGCGGGGTCGCCCGGTTCGTCGGCACCATCGGCGGGGTGGCGCTCGCCGGCGCGGCCATGGCGCTCACGCACCCGGGGGAGCAGGTCAGCGCGGCGTTGGCCGTGCTCTGCGTCGGACTGCTGTATCTGCTGCTGCGCACCGGTTACGCGGTCGCCTCCGCCTGCATCAGCGGGTACGTCATCTTCCTGCTCGGCATCGCGGGCGAGGGCTGGTCGCAGACCGTGGCCGCGCGGCTGGCGCTGACCCTGCTGGGCGGGCTGCTCGCCCTGGCCGCGTACGCCCTCTTCCCCGCCTGGGAGACCCCCGTACTGCGGGACCGGCTGGCCGACTGGCTGGCGGCGAACGGCCGCTACGCGGTCGCCGTACTCGAAGCCCACGCCCGGCCCGCCGAGCGGCGCCCCCGCCAGGTGCGCGAGGCGCTGCTGGACGCCCGCGCGGCCCGCGTCGCCTGGGAGGAGACGTTGGCCCGCGCCCAGCAGGAGCCGGTGACGGTGCCGGAGTTGACCCGCGAGGCGGCGGACGCGGCGGGCACGGCGGTCGGCGCGGTGGGGCGCGTCACCATGCTGCTGGAGGCGCATCTGCCGGACCGGGCCGCCCCGCCGTCGCCGGAGGCCGCGGCCTTCGCGGCGGCGTTGCGGACGGCGCTGCCGCCGGCGGCGGACGCGGTACGCGAGGCCCGGCCGCTGGACTGGGGGCCGGTGGACGAGGCGCTGGAACGGTGGCAGGAGCGGGCCGGGGAGCGGCCCGGGGTCGCGGTCCGCGGGGCGGAGCTCCTGGCGGAGGCGCTGGGGGAGGCGGCGGCCGCCCTCTGA
- a CDS encoding polyprenyl synthetase family protein, with protein sequence MTVTEHPSATAPAAAPRELRTAMLARVEERLTGFLAEERRAWAGLNPDAVELVDIIADMVTSGGKRLRPSFCVTAYLAAGGDPRSAEAVDAAAALELLHTSALLHDDVFDASELRRGEPTAHIRQAALHRERGWHGDGQRYGESVAVLAGDLALVYAERLMSSCSAEGRRTWGELCTELMVGQFLDVRAAARFRPDAGLARWIALFKSGRYTVSRPLAVGGSLAQAPAELLAAFEEYGLALGEAFQLRDDLLDAFGSSEVTGKPARLDFKQHKMTLLMSFALSDEPEVRALVGDDLPGTDPDALHALLIRTGIRDRVEAVIEERLKVAKEAVSAALPEGWAAELHAMAEAAVYRDR encoded by the coding sequence GTGACTGTCACCGAGCACCCGTCGGCCACCGCCCCGGCGGCCGCACCGCGCGAGCTGCGCACCGCCATGCTGGCGCGCGTGGAGGAGCGGCTGACCGGGTTCCTCGCCGAGGAGCGGCGGGCCTGGGCCGGGCTGAACCCCGACGCGGTGGAGCTCGTGGACATCATCGCGGACATGGTCACCAGCGGCGGAAAGCGGTTGCGGCCGTCCTTCTGCGTCACCGCGTATCTCGCGGCGGGCGGTGATCCCCGGTCGGCGGAGGCGGTCGACGCGGCCGCGGCCCTGGAGCTGCTGCACACCTCCGCGCTGCTGCACGACGACGTCTTCGACGCCTCCGAGCTGCGCCGAGGCGAGCCGACCGCGCACATACGGCAGGCCGCGCTGCACCGCGAGCGCGGCTGGCACGGCGACGGGCAGCGCTACGGCGAGAGCGTGGCCGTGCTCGCCGGTGATCTCGCCCTGGTGTACGCGGAGCGGCTGATGTCGTCGTGCTCGGCGGAGGGCCGCCGGACGTGGGGCGAGCTGTGCACCGAGCTGATGGTGGGACAGTTCCTGGATGTCCGCGCCGCCGCCCGGTTCCGGCCGGACGCGGGCCTGGCCCGCTGGATCGCGCTGTTCAAGTCCGGGCGCTACACCGTCTCCCGCCCGCTGGCGGTCGGCGGGAGCCTGGCGCAGGCGCCCGCGGAGCTGCTGGCGGCGTTCGAGGAGTACGGCCTGGCGCTGGGCGAGGCGTTCCAGCTGCGGGACGACCTGCTGGACGCGTTCGGCAGCAGCGAGGTCACGGGCAAGCCGGCCCGGCTGGACTTCAAGCAGCACAAGATGACGCTGCTGATGTCGTTCGCGCTGAGCGACGAGCCCGAGGTGCGCGCCCTGGTCGGCGACGACCTCCCGGGCACCGACCCCGATGCCCTGCACGCCCTGCTCATCCGTACGGGGATACGGGACCGGGTGGAAGCGGTCATCGAGGAGCGGCTGAAGGTGGCGAAGGAGGCGGTGAGCGCGGCGCTGCCGGAGGGGTGGGCGGCGGAGCTGCACGCGATGGCGGAGGCCGCGGTCTATCGCGACCGGTAG
- a CDS encoding LysR family transcriptional regulator: MQLQQLRYFAAVADTRHFTRAADLLHVAQPSLSQQIRALERELGADLFHRARGNITLTDAGEALLPLARQILADTETAHREVQEVAQLRRGRVRLGAPPSLCASLVPDVLRAFHTRYPGIELFIDEGGSKDLVRTLAAGGLDLALIITPLTGDAPALATTELLGEDLVVVSAPSAPAPVRRRMRVADLRDRPMVMFRRGYDLREFTTAACHAAGFEPAFTVQGGEMDAVLGFVRAGLGLAVVPGMVAARSGLRVTPFAAGEGMRRTIAVAHRKDVAPTRAARELRRVLLEHLSPADG, encoded by the coding sequence GTGCAACTCCAGCAGCTCCGCTATTTCGCGGCCGTCGCGGACACCCGGCACTTCACCCGCGCCGCCGACCTGCTGCACGTCGCCCAGCCCTCCCTCTCCCAGCAGATCCGGGCCCTCGAACGGGAGCTGGGCGCCGACCTGTTCCACCGCGCCCGCGGCAACATCACGCTCACCGACGCGGGGGAGGCGCTGCTGCCGCTCGCCCGGCAGATCCTCGCCGACACCGAGACCGCGCACCGCGAGGTGCAGGAGGTCGCGCAGCTGCGGCGCGGCCGGGTGCGGCTCGGGGCGCCGCCCAGCCTGTGCGCCAGCCTCGTCCCCGACGTGCTGCGCGCCTTCCACACGCGCTATCCGGGCATCGAGCTGTTCATCGACGAGGGCGGCTCGAAGGACCTGGTGCGCACGCTGGCCGCGGGCGGGCTCGACCTCGCCCTGATCATCACCCCGCTGACCGGCGACGCCCCGGCGCTGGCCACCACCGAACTGCTGGGCGAGGACCTGGTGGTCGTCTCCGCGCCGTCGGCGCCCGCGCCGGTGCGGCGCCGGATGCGGGTCGCGGATCTGCGGGACCGGCCGATGGTGATGTTCCGGCGCGGCTACGACCTGCGGGAGTTCACCACCGCCGCCTGCCACGCGGCGGGCTTCGAACCCGCCTTCACCGTGCAGGGCGGCGAGATGGACGCGGTCCTGGGCTTCGTACGGGCCGGGCTCGGGCTCGCCGTCGTCCCCGGAATGGTGGCGGCGCGCTCCGGGCTGCGGGTCACCCCGTTCGCGGCGGGGGAGGGGATGCGGCGGACGATCGCGGTGGCGCACCGCAAGGACGTGGCACCGACGCGGGCCGCGCGGGAGCTGCGGCGGGTGCTGCTGGAGCACCTGAGCCCGGCGGACGGCTGA
- the crcB gene encoding fluoride efflux transporter CrcB, translating into METAQARIVGAVALGGGVGAAARYGASRLWPTAPDAFPWTTFAVNAVGCAAIGVLLVLISEVREAHPLLRPFLGTGVLGGFTTFSTYAVDVQRLVDQGRAATAVFYLAATLAAALAAVWLAATATRRALVGRPA; encoded by the coding sequence ATGGAGACGGCACAGGCTCGGATCGTCGGCGCCGTGGCGCTGGGCGGCGGGGTCGGCGCGGCGGCGCGGTACGGCGCCTCGCGGCTGTGGCCCACCGCGCCGGACGCGTTCCCGTGGACCACGTTCGCCGTCAACGCCGTCGGCTGCGCCGCGATCGGCGTCCTGCTGGTGCTGATCTCCGAGGTCCGCGAGGCGCATCCGCTGCTCCGCCCGTTCCTGGGCACCGGTGTGCTCGGCGGCTTCACCACCTTCTCCACGTATGCCGTGGACGTCCAGCGGCTGGTGGACCAGGGCCGGGCCGCGACCGCCGTGTTCTACCTGGCGGCCACGCTCGCTGCGGCGCTGGCCGCCGTGTGGCTCGCGGCGACGGCGACGCGGCGGGCCCTGGTGGGGAGGCCGGCGTGA
- a CDS encoding fumarate reductase/succinate dehydrogenase flavoprotein subunit translates to MTTYTHYAAYSTGAPVTDTKAPGGPIEERWDRRRFEAKLVNPANRRKYTVIVVGTGLAGGAAGATLAEQGYRVVQFCYQDSPRRAHSIAAQGGINAAKNYRNDGDSIRRLFYDTVKGGDFRARESNVHRLAQVSVEIIDQCVAQGVPFAREYGGLLDTRSFGGVQVSRTFYARGQTGQQLLLGAYQALSRQIAAGNVEMHARTEMLDLLVVDGRARGIVARDLITGRISTHFADAVVLASGGYGNVFYLSTNAKNSNATAVWRAHRRGAYFANPCFTQIHPTCIPRSGDHQSKLTLMSESLRNDGRIWVPKAKGDTRPPAQIPEDERDYYLERIYPSFGNLVPRDIASRAAKNVCDEGRGVGPGGQGVYLDFADAIRRMGREKVAEKYGNLFEMYERITAEDPYEVPMRIYPAIHYTMGGLWVDYDLQTTVPGLFAIGEANFSDHGANRLGASALMQGLADGYFVLPSTINDYLARHPHDEVDPGHPAVAEAVSEVTDRLARLLANDGDRTPDSFHREVGELLWDQCGMARSETGLSKALERIPELREEFWRRIKVPGTGEELNQSLEKANRIVDYLELAELMCLDALHRAESCGGHFREESQTDDGEAARRDEEFAYAAAWEFTGTGAAPVLHQEPLTFEYVHPTQRSYA, encoded by the coding sequence ATGACCACGTACACCCACTACGCCGCCTACTCGACAGGCGCGCCCGTCACCGACACCAAGGCACCCGGCGGCCCCATCGAGGAGCGCTGGGACCGCCGCCGCTTCGAGGCGAAGCTGGTCAACCCGGCCAACCGCCGCAAGTACACCGTGATCGTGGTCGGGACCGGCCTGGCGGGTGGCGCCGCCGGTGCCACCCTCGCCGAACAGGGCTACCGCGTGGTCCAGTTCTGCTACCAGGACTCCCCGCGCCGCGCCCACTCCATCGCCGCGCAGGGCGGTATCAACGCCGCGAAGAACTACCGCAACGACGGCGACTCCATCCGGCGGCTGTTCTACGACACCGTCAAGGGCGGCGACTTCCGCGCCCGCGAGTCCAACGTGCACCGGCTCGCGCAGGTCTCGGTGGAGATCATCGACCAGTGCGTGGCGCAGGGCGTGCCGTTCGCCCGGGAGTACGGCGGGCTGCTGGACACCCGCTCCTTCGGCGGTGTGCAGGTCTCCCGGACGTTCTACGCCCGCGGCCAGACCGGTCAGCAGCTGCTGCTCGGCGCGTACCAGGCGCTGTCCCGGCAGATCGCCGCCGGGAACGTGGAGATGCACGCGCGCACCGAGATGCTGGACCTGCTCGTCGTCGACGGCCGGGCCCGCGGCATCGTCGCCCGCGACCTGATCACCGGCCGGATCTCCACGCATTTCGCCGACGCCGTGGTCCTGGCCTCCGGCGGCTACGGCAACGTCTTCTACCTGTCGACGAACGCCAAGAACTCCAACGCCACCGCGGTCTGGCGAGCCCACCGGCGCGGCGCGTACTTCGCCAACCCGTGCTTCACCCAGATCCATCCCACCTGCATCCCGCGCTCCGGCGACCACCAGTCGAAGCTGACGCTGATGAGCGAGTCGCTGCGCAACGACGGCCGGATCTGGGTGCCCAAGGCCAAGGGCGACACCCGCCCGCCCGCGCAGATCCCCGAGGACGAGCGCGACTACTACCTGGAGCGGATCTACCCGTCCTTCGGCAACCTGGTGCCGCGCGACATCGCCTCGCGGGCCGCGAAGAACGTCTGCGACGAGGGCCGCGGCGTCGGCCCCGGCGGGCAGGGCGTCTATCTGGACTTCGCCGACGCGATCCGGCGGATGGGCCGGGAGAAGGTCGCGGAGAAGTACGGCAACCTCTTCGAGATGTACGAGCGCATCACCGCCGAGGACCCGTACGAGGTCCCGATGCGCATCTACCCCGCCATCCACTACACGATGGGCGGCCTGTGGGTCGACTACGACCTCCAGACCACCGTTCCCGGGCTGTTCGCGATCGGTGAGGCGAACTTCTCCGACCACGGCGCCAACCGGCTCGGTGCCTCGGCGCTGATGCAGGGCCTGGCCGACGGCTACTTCGTCCTGCCGTCCACCATCAACGACTACCTGGCCCGGCACCCGCACGACGAGGTCGACCCCGGCCACCCGGCGGTGGCGGAGGCGGTGTCGGAGGTGACGGACCGGCTGGCGCGGCTCCTGGCCAACGACGGCGACCGCACCCCGGACTCCTTCCACCGCGAGGTCGGCGAGCTGCTGTGGGACCAGTGCGGCATGGCCCGCAGCGAGACCGGTCTAAGCAAGGCGCTGGAGCGCATCCCGGAGCTGCGCGAGGAGTTCTGGCGCCGGATCAAGGTGCCGGGCACCGGCGAGGAGCTCAACCAGTCCCTGGAGAAGGCCAACCGCATCGTCGACTATCTGGAGCTGGCCGAGCTGATGTGCCTGGACGCGCTGCACCGCGCGGAGTCCTGCGGCGGCCACTTCCGGGAGGAGAGCCAGACCGACGACGGCGAGGCGGCCCGCCGCGACGAGGAGTTCGCGTACGCGGCCGCCTGGGAGTTCACCGGTACGGGCGCGGCCCCCGTCCTCCACCAGGAGCCGCTGACCTTCGAGTACGTCCACCCCACCCAGCGGAGTTACGCATGA
- a CDS encoding succinate dehydrogenase cytochrome b subunit, whose protein sequence is MALATRPDRRPSPRRPSPQRPSLIGYVWRSTVGKKAVMAVTGLIMLAYLVAHLLGNLKVFFGPDEFNAYGRWLRTIGEPFLHHEWFLWLARVVLVTAVVLHGTAAYQLSRRDLAARPQGYVRRRQRASYATRTMRWGGVILGLFIVWHILDLTTLTVNEHAEPEHPYENLVATFSTWYGNTIYITAMVALGFHVRHGFWSAAQTLGAGSPRRDRALKMAANGLAAVLTCGFISIPVGVMTGVVN, encoded by the coding sequence ATGGCATTGGCGACACGGCCGGACCGGCGGCCTTCCCCTCGAAGGCCGTCTCCTCAACGGCCGTCCCTCATCGGTTACGTCTGGCGGTCGACCGTCGGCAAGAAGGCGGTCATGGCCGTCACCGGCCTGATCATGCTCGCCTACCTGGTCGCCCATCTGCTGGGCAACCTCAAGGTCTTCTTCGGTCCCGACGAGTTCAACGCCTACGGGCGGTGGCTGCGCACCATCGGCGAGCCGTTCCTGCACCACGAGTGGTTCCTGTGGCTGGCGCGCGTGGTGCTGGTCACCGCGGTGGTGCTGCACGGCACCGCCGCGTACCAGCTCAGCCGCCGCGACCTGGCCGCCCGCCCGCAGGGTTACGTCCGGCGGCGGCAGCGGGCGAGCTACGCCACCCGCACGATGCGCTGGGGCGGGGTGATCCTCGGCCTGTTCATCGTCTGGCACATCCTGGACCTGACGACGCTGACGGTGAACGAGCACGCCGAGCCCGAGCATCCGTACGAGAACCTCGTGGCGACCTTCTCCACCTGGTACGGCAACACGATCTACATCACCGCCATGGTCGCCCTCGGGTTCCACGTCCGGCACGGGTTCTGGAGCGCCGCCCAGACCCTGGGGGCCGGCAGCCCGCGCCGCGACCGCGCGCTCAAGATGGCCGCGAACGGCCTGGCCGCCGTGCTGACCTGCGGCTTCATCTCCATACCCGTCGGCGTGATGACCGGAGTCGTGAACTGA
- the crcB gene encoding fluoride efflux transporter CrcB: protein MNWLLVVVGGMVGAPLRYLTDRAVQRRHDSVFPWGTFTVNVVGCLVLGVLTGAANAGAAPDRLQALLGTGLCGALTTYSTFSYETLRLAESNARLFAVANAVGSVAAGLGAAFAGVALGEALWG, encoded by the coding sequence GTGAACTGGCTGCTCGTCGTGGTCGGCGGCATGGTCGGCGCGCCGCTGCGCTATCTCACCGACCGCGCGGTGCAGCGCCGCCACGACTCCGTCTTCCCTTGGGGAACCTTCACCGTCAATGTGGTGGGCTGCCTGGTCCTGGGGGTGCTCACGGGTGCGGCGAACGCCGGCGCGGCCCCCGACCGGCTTCAGGCGCTGCTCGGTACGGGCCTGTGCGGCGCGCTGACCACGTACTCCACGTTCTCGTACGAGACGCTGCGGCTGGCCGAGAGCAACGCCCGCCTCTTCGCCGTCGCGAACGCGGTAGGGAGCGTGGCGGCCGGGCTCGGAGCCGCCTTCGCGGGGGTCGCCCTGGGTGAGGCGCTCTGGGGCTGA
- a CDS encoding lasso RiPP family leader peptide-containing protein: MADRDSTAKPAETEIYEPPMLLEVGDFSEDTLGFGSRYTDVLGEQGWG; encoded by the coding sequence ATGGCCGACCGCGATTCCACTGCCAAGCCCGCTGAGACGGAGATCTACGAGCCCCCGATGCTGCTGGAGGTGGGCGACTTCTCCGAGGACACGCTCGGATTCGGCAGCCGCTACACCGACGTCCTCGGTGAGCAGGGCTGGGGATGA